Genomic DNA from Euleptes europaea isolate rEulEur1 chromosome 14, rEulEur1.hap1, whole genome shotgun sequence:
TGATATTTATCAAAATGCTAACAGCAATCTgtacaaaataaacatacagtGCAACAAATGTGAAACCATGTGAAACAATTCTGCACCATGTGAAAAATCACAATgacataaaacatataaacatataatCATAACACAAAATTCTTCAAAAGTCCATCTGACTTTCCTTCCACAGATGGTCTGAGATGACTACAACGAAGTAGGTTCTTTTATAGTCCTCTTTTTAGATAGCATTTTGCAGAAACAAGCCAGAAGCTGCTGACAAAAGATGCAAGGAAACGTCCTTCGGATTAAGAATGTTTTCACCACcaggtggcttcatcagcctggcatATCCAAAGAACAGAATAAATATCTCAGTAAGAAAAGTCTTTCTGGCTTGTTTCTGCAAAACACTAGCTAAGAAGAGGACTATAAAAGAACTTACTTTGTTGTAGTCATCTCAGACCTTCTGTGGAAGGAAAGTCAGATGGACTTTCGAAGAATTTCGAGTTATGATTATATGTGCATACGTTTTATGTCATGGTGATGTTTCCCACGGTGCAGAATTGTTTCCCACGGTTCCACATTTGTTGCACTGCATTTTGCACAACAGATTGTTGTTAGCCTTTGGAGAACTATCATTAGCGGAGCTTCGTTCCGGTCTCCTTGCTGCTGCCGGAATTCCCCGGCCCCGGCGAAGTTGTTTGGCCGCCGTCCCTGCAAGTCGGCACCCCGCCCTCCGGGCCCGCCCGCCTTACCTGCGCCTCCTGCAGCTCGGCCTGCAGCTCGGCCACCTCCTCGTCGCGGACGCGGCGGAGGAAGGCGATCTCGTCGAGGAGGGCGTCCGCCTGCTTCTGCAGGGCGAGGCGGGCGAGGGCGGCGCGGTCGGCCTCCCGGCGGGCCCCGGCCAGCGCCCGCTCGGCCTCCCGGCGGCGCCGCGCCTCGTGGGCCGCCTGGCGGGCCAGGCGCTGGAGGGCGCGGGCCAGAGCCTGGCCGTCCAGCGCCGCCTGGCCGCCGTCGCGGCGCAGCGCCTCCAGCTGGGCGCGCAGCTGGCGCAGCTGCGGCTCGTAGAGCTGCCGGAGGCGCGGCGCCTCGCCCTGGCGCTGCCGCAGCGCCGCCGCCTCGCCCTGCAGCAGCCGGTTGCGCTGCTCCAGCCGGCGCACCTGCTCCAGGTAGGTGGCGAAGCGGTCGTTGAGGCCCTGCAGCTGCTCCTTCTCGCAGGTGCGCGCGATCTTCAGCTCGTTGCGCAGCGCGCTCGACGGCGGCGCCTCCAGGGGGTCCCGGGAGCTGCTGGGCGCCGGCAGCCTCCGGTGGGACGCCGAGTAGGACGAGCGGGGAGGGTGATGGGGACCCCCCGGCAGCGACGGGGCGGCCCCGCGCAGCAGGCGCCGCCCGCCCGGGGACAGCCGGCCCGAGGAGTCCCCCATGCCCTTCGGAAGGCCGTAGGACGAGGCTGGGGAGCGCAGGTCGCCGCTGGAGCGCATCCCGCTAGGGCGGGGGGTCCTGGAGGCGGGGGGCGCGGatgggcgggaggggggcggctcTTATAGATGAGCCAGCGCCAATCCGAGCGcggcggcagcccccccccccccaaaccgtgCCGCGCAGCCAATTGCGGCGCCGAGTGGGGGTGGCcaacgagggggggggagagaaagggggcgAGGAAAGGCGCTCGCCTTTCCTcgccccctttctctccccccctaccCGAGGATCGCTGCATCAGCAAATGTTGCCCCGGGAGCTGCATCGTGcgtgtggctggagccctgggaAAACGACTGGGGGCTGCATGGGGGGGAACCCGGTGTCATTCCCCCAGAGGCTGCATGgagcagaagactgagaggggggttatgataaccatcttcaggtacccgaagtgctgtcatatagaggaagggtgcccagttgttttctcttgccccagaaggtcaggccagacagtggattaaaattaaatcaaaagtttccctctagacattaggaagaattttctaacggttagagcggttcctcagtggaacaggcttcctcgggaggtggtaagtgctccttccctggaggtttttaagcaaaggctagatggccatctgtcagcaggctgagtcaaccttgagcggctacctgaaaccaacttctgtcaggatcaaactcagccTCTCTCTACACATGTCAAATTAAGAATCAGGGTCTCTTTACTGGGCAGGCAACAAGACCTTCATCCAACCACATCAGTGTGTGCCCCAGATGTGGTAGAATGACGTTTCCCAACCAATTTGCCACATCTCCAGAGATGCCTCCCAGCCAATCCATATTTTACTTTCCCTACCCAAGTTCTTGTTCTGCCAGGTCTGAGAAACCAGATTCTGCAAGTATGTCCTGTCCATGTGTAATGGGACCCTCTACACACCTGAAGTTAAACCCCTGCTTAGCCAGGAAATCCACTGGTGATCTTGGTCCAATTGCCGCCTCTCTACCTTGtatggttattgtgaggataaaacagggccATGGATATCTTAGAGGagggatgaaatgaagaaagAATACTGTGCGCCCCATTATAGCTACACTGATCAGACCAAAAGAAAGCTTATTGCAGGAGAACCCTCTTGTAACCTTCTTTCTACTTTGACTATGAAGCAGATTTTTACTGTGCAACCCAATCAATACTGTTTTATAGCACAGATGAAAAGCAGGATTCACTTTCTGACTCGGCTGCCTCTTTCCCCCTATCGTTGGACCATCTGTCTGTTGTCGAgctgcccccttccatttcatTTCTGTGCCTTTGTTTGAGAAATCAATGCTTCATTATTCAAAGGAGGGAACCTCATGGTGGGGAGGTGGAAGGTAGGGAGAGAGTGCACATGCTGAATCAGGCATGTCTCTCACACCTGCTCATTGCTTTGTTAGCCCTTGCAGGGGGAACATTGCCTGGCAATTTATAGGTTATGCTTTTCTCTATAGAATGAGAAGATGCACACCGAGGCCTCCCTACCCTGGAACAAGCTGACCTGGTGGCAGCAAGGCCCCAGTGGCGGACAGACAGATCCAACAGTTCACTGGATCCGTGCAAAGGTCCATCTGGCAAGGACTCCCCTTGCTGGTCTCGTTTATCAAGACGTTCTCCAGCAAAAGCTTTATTGCAATGAATTCTGGCTTGCGAGGCTTTTGTACGCATActttgcaattagggttgccagcctccaggttgtgcTGAAAATAATGAGgatgtgaaaacagcagcacgaaggctcacaataatataaatattgtattaattGCTAATGAAAACAGTTGCTGAAGAACTTAGCAGTATAATTTTGGTTCTGTTACCTCGTTGAAGGACATGAGAACCTGTGGTCTATGAACCCTCTGGGTCAATTGTAAGACATCTGAGAGTTTTCACATGATGGCAACATCCGACTGAAGAAGCacatgcgaaacgaataccaaaccggaggtgtcgtctcggcttccttcatccttttcttgATATATCAAGTGCACCACAGAGACTCTTTACCACTTGTCAGTGGAACATTTTTCTTACATTGTTTGAGGGCAGCTTGCCCGTTTaaatgtattttgctttgggtgtacttaccttgtgttgaattgattatatgcatgaagtaatgccttttcttttttgttcataATTATATTGCCAAAATTATACTGCTAAGTTCTTCAGCAACTGTTTTCATTAGcaattaatacaatatttacattattgtgagcctttgtgctgctgttttcacagcctccaggttgtggctggaatTTGGAACGATTGACAAAGAGTCATAGTAAGACATGTTCCTAACTGAAACTGTACAATTTAAACATTACAGATAATTGACAGGTTGATTAACAATCAATAGATTATTagggcaatagccagataagctgcaaaTCACAGTGATGCGAACTGCTGCTAGTTATCCCTGGCTAGCTCGAGGCAGCAACAATTCCACCCCTGGATGCCCTCAGCAGGAGCTAAAATGCTTAACTATACTTTACCCCTCCGTTagggcaggggccgtggctcagtggcagagcatctggcttggcatgcagaaggtcccaggttcaatccccggcatctccagttaaagggactaggcaagtagatgatgtgaaagacctcagcctgaaaccctggagagctgctgccggtctgagaagacaatactgactttgatggaccaagggtctgattcagtataaggcagcttcatgtgtttatgtgttcaataAAGCtcctgcagcccaaacactggcggTTGCGAGTATTAGGAAGTGGCATTCACGAGATCTCACAATAAGCATTCTGTATTCATGGGAGCACCCTGTGCCATTGCTTTAgtgcactgagagccagcatggtgtagtggttaagagcggtgatatggagcagtggactctgatctggagaaccaggttcgattccccactcctccaaatgagcagtggatgctactctggtgaattgggttggtttccctactcctccacatgaagccagctgggttaccttgggccagtcacagctctctctgagctctctcagccccacctacctcacagggtgtctgttgtggggaggggaagggaaggtgattgtaagctggtttgattctgccttaagtggtagagaaagtcggcatataaaaaccaactcctccttctcttcctcggCACAGATCTGCGTATGGTGTGCACTTGGATTAGAGGTAATGGAAAAGGAGGAGGTCAAGGCTCTTAGTCTAGAGGTGCCATCATTTTCACAGGCTTCTCTTTTCACAGCACACTGACATGAAGTAATGAAAtgggtgaagcttttcctggcaaggATGAAAGTAGTGGGGAAAGCTACACCCAGGGGCACTGTGGAAAGTTCAGGAGCAGGGCCAGAAACAAGCCAGTGCATATGCAACTGAGAGGACTTGCAACAGGGAAGAGGTGggtagcatgggggggggcatctatACTGTCCAAGCGCAGTTGGGCTTGCAGGGAGAAGGCCTGGCTGGGTTAGTGCAGCACCACATTAACAACGCAATAGCTCATCCTGTTCTTAAAGCTGAACACACCCAGTTACAATACCATTTTCTTTACAGGAATAGAAAGTTCTTAGCAAAggttgttatatatttttttgaaTAATTAACCAATCTGTTGCTCGTTAGAAGAGTCGCCAGTAGATATTTTTcatgcctttttttactttagAAGACAGTGCTGGGAGTTTCAGAAAGCAGCCAGCCTCCACCTGGGAAAAGTGGCTAAATTAAACTCCTCCTTCTGTGCCAGGTGTCCTCTTCTTTGACACCTAGTCCAGTGACAGGCTGTTCTGGCTCCCAACAATAGTACAGCAAATGCTTGCCAGTCTCAAAGTGCCAGAATCTCAGGGCTTGAGGGATGAATGTCCCAGATGAGGAACAACTATGTGTTTGGGTTGAGCCCCAGGGGATACATCCAAGCAGGTCTTTGAAGCACAGGAGTGAGAAGGAGGCTAGCTATCCAGTTCCGCATTTCATTTCCAGCAGAGACCAGTTATGGTGGAAATTTGGCCAGATCAGGGCCAGCGCATGTGGTCCTCAATGAAATTATTTGGGATTAAGTGGTGTGTGGATCCCAAAATGAGTTTTCCCCAGATATAGTTCTTTAACTGGGTTGTTAGTGTGCCTCACAACTGGCAAAGATTCATTCGTTTTGAAAGGAAGCTCACATTTGGAAGGCGCACATGTGCAGCCAGGGCAAGGTGTCTGCTGCACACCAGCGGGTTGCTGCTCATCATCGTGATTCGCAGTCAATCAGAGATGGCGCCTTGGGAACCCACGCTGCATTAATGTGGGAATAATTATCACGCCGCCAGCCACATACATGCGTGTAAGCAAAGCCATTCCCTGCCCCCCATGACCCCACATATTGCCCCTTTGGACTGGACCTTCAAAGCTggtttccctccctcttttctaccctccccaccctccaccccactCCTCTGCCTTTAAGAGCAGCTCAAGGGAAGCTTTTGTCAACATTT
This window encodes:
- the LOC130486799 gene encoding low molecular weight neuronal intermediate filament-like, encoding MRSSGDLRSPASSYGLPKGMGDSSGRLSPGGRRLLRGAAPSLPGGPHHPPRSSYSASHRRLPAPSSSRDPLEAPPSSALRNELKIARTCEKEQLQGLNDRFATYLEQVRRLEQRNRLLQGEAAALRQRQGEAPRLRQLYEPQLRQLRAQLEALRRDGGQAALDGQALARALQRLARQAAHEARRRREAERALAGARREADRAALARLALQKQADALLDEIAFLRRVRDEEVAELQAELQEAQVSVEIDVSKPDLTAALKEIRTQYEVLSARNQQSAEEWYKSKFANFTEEVARSSDSIRQAKEEISEYRRQLQAHNFEMEALRSANESLERQLQEAEERNGQEIRNLQETVNQLENALRTTKGEMARHLREYQDLLNVKMALDIEIAAYRKLLEGEETRLSTISSSTFALSYPYSSSPLSSFRGFSTSRVTVRKEKGDGPEEAKFSGDPKAAEEEESGDEKVDKAN